From the genome of Virgibacillus siamensis, one region includes:
- a CDS encoding acyl-CoA carboxylase subunit beta — translation MDIFDKINELYDKRRKVELGGGDNRIDKQHAKGKLTARERIDYLLDEGSFVELNPFMEHRETDFGMGDLNGNGEGVVTGYGKIEGRPVYLFAQDFTVYGGALGEMHGKKIAAVMDLAAKNGVPFIGLNDSGGARIQEGVSSLDGYGQVFYRNSIYSGVIPQISVIMGPSAGGAVYSPAITDFVIMVEKTSQMFITGPKVIETVTGETISSEELGGAHVHNSKSGNAHIKAESEEQALDHVKELIGYLPANNQEKPALKDFNVNDETRPDLTDIVPFNATRPYDVKKVIEQVVDPDSFYEIHKDFAKNIVVGFARINGQTVGLVCNQPKYMAGGLDIDSSDKAARFIRFCDSFNIALITFEDVTGFFPGVKQEHGGIIRHGAKILYAYSEATVPKITVITRKAFGGAYVALNSKSIGADLVFAWPNAEIAVMGPEGAANIIFAKEITDSENPEATRQEKIDTYREKFANPYVAAGLGMIDDVIDPRETRVKLIQSLEMLYHKTEERPTKKHGNIPL, via the coding sequence ATGGATATTTTTGATAAAATTAATGAGCTTTATGACAAACGCAGAAAGGTAGAACTTGGCGGTGGGGATAACCGAATTGATAAACAGCATGCGAAAGGAAAACTGACCGCCAGAGAACGAATTGATTATTTACTGGATGAAGGTTCATTCGTTGAATTGAATCCGTTTATGGAACATCGGGAAACAGACTTTGGTATGGGTGACTTAAACGGAAATGGGGAAGGCGTTGTTACCGGATATGGAAAAATAGAGGGACGCCCCGTTTATCTGTTTGCTCAGGACTTTACCGTATATGGTGGAGCACTTGGTGAAATGCATGGTAAAAAGATTGCAGCCGTAATGGACCTTGCCGCCAAAAACGGTGTTCCGTTTATTGGACTTAATGATTCCGGCGGTGCAAGAATTCAGGAAGGTGTATCGTCCCTTGATGGATATGGACAGGTATTTTACCGTAACTCTATTTATTCAGGTGTTATTCCGCAAATTTCCGTCATCATGGGTCCGAGTGCCGGGGGAGCTGTTTATTCACCTGCGATAACGGATTTTGTCATTATGGTTGAAAAAACTTCCCAGATGTTTATTACCGGACCGAAAGTGATTGAAACAGTAACAGGAGAAACCATTTCATCCGAGGAATTAGGTGGAGCACACGTACATAATTCCAAGAGCGGGAACGCGCATATTAAAGCAGAAAGTGAAGAACAAGCATTGGACCACGTGAAAGAATTAATTGGCTATTTACCAGCCAATAATCAGGAAAAACCAGCATTAAAAGATTTTAACGTAAATGATGAAACGCGTCCTGATTTGACTGATATTGTACCATTTAATGCCACTCGTCCATATGATGTCAAAAAAGTAATTGAACAAGTGGTGGATCCGGATAGTTTTTATGAAATCCATAAAGATTTTGCCAAAAATATTGTTGTTGGCTTTGCTCGGATTAATGGTCAGACAGTCGGACTGGTCTGCAACCAGCCTAAATATATGGCTGGTGGCCTGGACATTGATTCCAGTGATAAAGCTGCCCGTTTTATCCGTTTCTGTGATTCCTTTAACATTGCATTAATCACATTTGAAGATGTAACCGGATTTTTCCCTGGTGTGAAGCAGGAACATGGTGGAATTATTCGGCATGGTGCCAAAATTTTATATGCGTATTCAGAAGCAACTGTACCAAAAATAACTGTTATTACAAGAAAAGCATTTGGCGGCGCATATGTCGCACTGAACAGTAAATCGATTGGGGCAGATCTGGTATTTGCCTGGCCGAATGCGGAAATTGCAGTTATGGGTCCTGAGGGTGCAGCGAATATCATTTTTGCCAAAGAAATCACGGACAGTGAAAATCCGGAGGCAACACGTCAGGAGAAGATTGACACTTATCGTGAAAAATTTGCAAATCCATATGTAGCAGCCGGACTGGGAATGATTGATGACGTGATTGACCCACGGGAAACACGGGTAAAACTGATTCAGTCTTTGGAGATGCTTTATCATAAAACCGAAGAACGTCCGACAAAAAAACATGGAAATATTCCACTTTAA
- the mce gene encoding methylmalonyl-CoA epimerase: protein MKKIRVLIAKPGLDGHDRGALVIAQALRDHGMEVIYTGLRQSPVQIVQAAIQEDVDVIGLSSLSGAHKTLFPKVIEVLKERDAEDIPVVGGGVIPAEDIPFLLDKGVSKIFTSGSSTEALAVYIKQLIDPDSDQAEAPNKVSHIGIAVDTIEKALPFYTDTLGLELEGVESVESEGVKVAFLKIGDSRFELLEPTNDQSSIKKFIDKKGEGIHHIALDVNDVDKRIETLKTRGIPLINQESKPGAHNSQIAFIHPKAAHGVLFELCQQQEGSDS, encoded by the coding sequence ATGAAGAAAATACGTGTTTTAATCGCAAAACCCGGGCTGGATGGTCACGACAGAGGAGCGTTGGTTATCGCCCAGGCATTGCGGGATCATGGAATGGAAGTAATCTACACCGGACTCAGACAGTCTCCAGTTCAAATAGTCCAAGCCGCTATTCAGGAGGATGTTGATGTTATCGGCCTTTCATCACTGTCAGGTGCACATAAAACCTTATTTCCAAAAGTTATTGAGGTTCTCAAAGAACGTGACGCCGAAGATATACCGGTTGTTGGGGGAGGCGTGATTCCCGCTGAGGATATTCCATTTTTGCTGGATAAAGGGGTAAGCAAGATTTTTACTAGCGGTTCCTCAACAGAAGCTCTGGCTGTTTATATTAAACAACTGATTGATCCGGATTCCGACCAGGCGGAAGCACCAAATAAAGTTTCACATATTGGGATTGCTGTTGATACAATCGAAAAGGCACTGCCGTTTTATACCGATACACTTGGGCTTGAACTGGAAGGTGTGGAGTCAGTAGAGTCGGAAGGTGTAAAGGTTGCCTTTTTAAAAATCGGTGATTCACGGTTTGAATTGCTGGAACCAACCAATGATCAATCGTCAATTAAAAAATTTATTGATAAAAAAGGAGAAGGAATTCACCATATTGCGTTGGATGTTAATGATGTTGATAAAAGAATTGAGACACTCAAGACTCGTGGTATTCCGTTAATCAATCAAGAGTCAAAACCGGGTGCACATAACAGCCAAATTGCATTCATTCATCCGAAGGCAGCACATGGTGTTCTTTTTGAACTCTGTCAGCAACAAGAGGGAAGTGATTCGTAA
- a CDS encoding acyl-CoA mutase large subunit family protein: MSDDKFSSNQDQWEQSAAKTVERFPERKNPFTTSSGIEVDRLHFPENDTEYEKKLGFPGLYPYTRGIQPTMYRSRFWTMRQYAGFGSAAETNKRFRYLLEQGQTGLSVAFDLPTQIGYDSDDVMAEGEVGKVGVAIDSLHDMEQLLDQIPLDQVSTSMTINAPASVLLCMYIAVGEKQGVPYEKLTGTIQNDILKEYIARGTYIFPPKPSMRLITNIFEYCQQHVPKFNTISISGYHIREAGSTAVQEAAFTIANGMAYVDAALQAGLDVDAFAPRLAFFFNAHNNFFEEVAKFRAARRIWAKIMKEKYQAKNPKSWKMRFHTQTGGSTLTAQQPDNNIVRVTLQALAAVLGGTQSLHTNSRDEALSLPTEDSARIALRTQQIIANESGAADTVDPLGGSYYVEELTDRMENEVKKYLDQISDIGGAVQAVEEGFMQREIHHNAYETQKKIEKEEEIIVGLNKYQLDEEVNPDLLKVDEALEQAQIDSLENTRQLRNQQDVDRTLSAIRENSKDPNANLIPFILDAVKAYATVGEICNVLRQEFGEYTGA, translated from the coding sequence ATGAGTGATGATAAGTTTTCCAGTAATCAAGACCAATGGGAGCAATCTGCTGCCAAAACGGTGGAACGCTTTCCAGAGCGGAAAAATCCATTTACAACGTCTTCCGGCATTGAAGTGGACCGACTCCACTTTCCGGAAAATGATACGGAATATGAAAAAAAACTGGGGTTCCCTGGTTTGTATCCGTATACACGGGGGATTCAGCCGACAATGTACCGGAGTCGTTTTTGGACAATGCGGCAATACGCCGGCTTCGGTTCGGCAGCGGAAACAAACAAACGCTTTCGTTATTTGCTTGAGCAGGGCCAGACAGGACTGTCGGTTGCATTCGATTTGCCGACACAAATCGGCTACGACTCAGATGATGTGATGGCGGAAGGAGAAGTTGGTAAAGTTGGTGTGGCAATTGATTCACTCCATGATATGGAGCAGCTTCTTGATCAAATACCGCTTGATCAGGTGAGCACATCGATGACGATTAATGCACCTGCTTCCGTTTTACTGTGCATGTACATAGCTGTTGGAGAAAAACAAGGTGTTCCATATGAAAAACTGACTGGCACTATTCAGAATGATATTTTGAAAGAGTATATTGCACGCGGAACATATATTTTTCCGCCAAAACCTTCGATGCGGTTAATTACGAATATTTTTGAATACTGTCAGCAGCATGTACCGAAATTTAATACAATCAGCATATCTGGCTATCATATACGCGAGGCTGGTTCTACAGCAGTTCAGGAGGCTGCATTCACCATCGCTAACGGGATGGCATATGTTGATGCCGCGCTTCAGGCGGGGCTTGATGTTGATGCATTTGCCCCAAGGCTTGCATTCTTCTTCAATGCGCATAATAATTTCTTTGAAGAAGTGGCTAAATTTCGCGCTGCAAGACGAATATGGGCAAAAATCATGAAAGAAAAGTATCAAGCCAAAAATCCGAAAAGCTGGAAAATGCGTTTCCATACTCAGACAGGCGGTTCGACACTTACAGCACAACAGCCTGACAATAACATTGTACGTGTCACGCTTCAGGCACTTGCCGCGGTTTTGGGCGGGACCCAAAGTCTTCACACTAATTCCCGGGATGAGGCATTATCACTGCCAACAGAGGATTCGGCACGGATTGCACTTCGTACACAGCAAATCATTGCGAATGAAAGTGGTGCAGCAGATACGGTTGATCCATTAGGTGGTTCTTATTATGTGGAAGAACTGACAGACCGAATGGAAAATGAAGTTAAAAAATACCTTGACCAAATTTCTGATATAGGCGGGGCTGTGCAGGCAGTAGAAGAAGGGTTTATGCAGCGTGAAATTCATCATAATGCCTATGAAACACAGAAAAAGATTGAAAAAGAGGAAGAAATCATTGTCGGTTTGAACAAATATCAACTTGACGAAGAAGTAAATCCGGACCTTCTTAAAGTAGATGAGGCACTGGAGCAAGCTCAAATAGATTCGCTTGAAAATACCAGGCAGCTGCGAAATCAGCAAGATGTTGACCGGACTTTGTCTGCAATCCGCGAAAATTCCAAGGATCCGAATGCAAATTTAATCCCATTTATTTTAGATGCTGTTAAAGCTTATGCCACAGTAGGGGAAATTTGTAATGTGTTACGACAAGAGTTTGGTGAATATACGGGAGCTTAA
- the prli42 gene encoding stressosome-associated protein Prli42: protein MTKQQTKAQPPRKKSKRERRMKIVIYLMILAMFLSSLTYGLAMLI from the coding sequence TTGACAAAACAACAGACAAAAGCTCAACCACCAAGGAAAAAATCAAAACGTGAGCGACGAATGAAAATTGTCATCTATCTGATGATATTGGCAATGTTTCTGTCATCACTTACGTACGGACTGGCAATGCTCATATAA
- a CDS encoding aromatic acid exporter family protein: MKIGPRTIKTAIGTTIAISIAQLMGLSNFVSAGVLTILCIQPSRKKSVLSAWHRFLACILASLFSFVFFETIGYHPVVVGLMLACFIPATVFLKITPGIATSSVIILNLYSAGDIPVPFLINQFFLIVVGVGTALLINLYMPSLDKPLREKQIELEHNFQKILHEIALYIRTDKQEWDGTEITICEELLQEASNLVSLDRENHLLRSKHPYADYFTMRSRQFELLQKMLPLVSRLPKIDSISIKIADFFDELSDAVHPGNTAVIYLEQLDELRKDFDREPLPVTRKEFETRANLFRLLHEIEDYLLLKKKFKESDVKRKKSKKTGTV; this comes from the coding sequence GTGAAAATCGGTCCTCGGACAATTAAAACGGCAATAGGAACTACAATTGCTATTTCTATTGCGCAACTTATGGGCCTGTCCAATTTCGTGTCAGCTGGTGTTTTAACAATTTTATGCATCCAGCCATCCAGGAAAAAGTCTGTTCTTAGTGCCTGGCATCGCTTTTTGGCATGTATATTGGCAAGTCTGTTTTCATTTGTTTTTTTTGAAACAATCGGTTACCACCCGGTTGTTGTGGGACTTATGCTTGCATGTTTTATTCCTGCTACCGTTTTTTTGAAAATCACACCGGGAATTGCAACAAGTTCTGTTATCATCCTAAACTTATACAGTGCTGGCGACATACCGGTTCCTTTTTTAATAAATCAGTTTTTTCTTATTGTAGTTGGTGTTGGTACAGCTCTTTTAATTAACCTTTATATGCCCAGTTTGGATAAACCGCTTCGTGAAAAACAAATAGAACTGGAACATAATTTTCAAAAAATCCTGCATGAAATTGCTTTATACATACGTACCGATAAACAGGAATGGGATGGCACTGAAATAACGATTTGTGAAGAGTTGTTGCAGGAAGCATCGAATTTGGTATCATTGGATAGAGAGAATCATTTACTGCGGAGCAAGCATCCGTATGCAGATTATTTTACGATGCGCAGCCGCCAATTTGAATTACTGCAAAAAATGCTTCCGCTGGTAAGCCGTTTACCGAAAATTGATTCCATCTCGATTAAAATTGCAGATTTCTTTGATGAATTATCGGATGCGGTTCATCCCGGAAATACTGCGGTAATTTATTTGGAACAACTGGATGAACTGAGGAAGGATTTTGATCGCGAACCTTTGCCAGTGACACGAAAAGAATTTGAAACAAGAGCGAATTTATTCCGGCTGCTTCATGAAATTGAAGATTATTTATTGTTGAAGAAAAAGTTTAAAGAAAGTGATGTAAAAAGAAAGAAATCAAAAAAGACCGGTACTGTTTAA
- a CDS encoding BrxA/BrxB family bacilliredoxin, whose protein sequence is MDFNLFMNDVVDAARKDIAEAGYEELTTTGAVDEAMKRKGSTLVMVNSVCGCAGGVARPAAANAIHYDKRPDHLVTVFAGQDREATEKAREYFEGYPPSSPSFAFLKDGKIVTMLERSDIEGYSAVDVIGKLQHVFDEHCEEI, encoded by the coding sequence ATGGATTTTAACCTGTTTATGAATGACGTTGTAGACGCAGCGCGTAAGGATATAGCCGAAGCTGGATATGAAGAACTGACAACCACTGGGGCCGTGGATGAAGCAATGAAACGCAAAGGATCCACACTTGTTATGGTTAACTCGGTGTGCGGTTGTGCCGGTGGTGTTGCACGTCCGGCAGCTGCAAATGCAATACATTACGATAAGCGCCCTGATCATCTTGTCACTGTTTTTGCCGGACAGGATCGTGAAGCGACAGAAAAAGCACGGGAATATTTTGAAGGATACCCACCTTCATCCCCTTCATTTGCTTTTCTGAAAGACGGTAAAATCGTAACGATGCTTGAACGTTCCGATATTGAGGGTTATAGTGCGGTTGATGTGATTGGCAAGCTTCAGCATGTATTTGATGAACATTGTGAGGAAATATAA